Part of the Carnobacterium pleistocenium FTR1 genome is shown below.
TATTGCTTAAAATGATGCTTGCTCCCATTGACTCTAATTCTTCAGGTGCAATACTTTTAACCGTTGCTAACGTACCAACTGGCATAAACATAGGCGTTTGGAATGTTCCATGTGGAGTAATAATTTCTCCAAGCCTAGCTCCTGTATGCTTTTCTTTTTTTATTAATCGGTACTTGATTGCTGGTTCTGACATGTTTCTATTCCTACTTTCATTAAATTAAATTACTCATTTTCCTAACTGATTTCAAATTAAATTCAGTAGAAATTAGTTCACTGTTTTTAATATCAGCTCAATCACATCATCCAATTGGATCGTCATAGATTGTTCATCATCTGAATATTCTTTTCTGGCTTTATCAACTAGAAGGCTCATGATTGCACTATTAAATATAAAAACAATTGTCTCATACTGTTGATCAGTTAATGAACGATCATTTGAACAATCTTTTAATTTATTACATAGCTTCTGTTGAATATACTCTTGTCTATAGGTAAAAATGGTCTTTGTTTGTTCATTTCCTACCTCTTTAATTGTACCAATAACAATTTGACGATGTTTATCGAATATCTTTGCAATAAATTGTCCAGATTGCTTCATTAGATCTGTCGTATTATTAAAACTTTGAGAGAAAAACTCATCTACTTCTTTAGTGATTTGTTTAGTATGCTGCTTGAACGCCGTATCCATTAGAACTTGTTTGGATTGAAAATTTTTAAAGATAGTTGTCTCATTGACTTCGGCTTTTTGTGCAATCATTTTAGTTGTGGTACTTTTATATCCAACATGAGAAACTAAATCTAATGCTGCATCAATAATGCGTTGTTGCGTATTTGTTACTGCTTCCTCGTTTACGTTTTCCACTTACTTAAACCTCCAAATTCAACATCTTTTAAAACAAGTACGTGCTCACTAATACTACAGTTTATCACACTATTTTAAGAAAATAAAACTTTTTTTAAATTTCAAGTCACTTGATTGGTAAACGCTTTCTATAAATGGTATATTATAGGTGGATAGAGAGATGCTTATAGAAGTGAATTAGTCGAATTTCTTTAGTGTTTAGATTCAGAAAAAACATTTAAAATCAACATTCTGTTTTGAGTTACCAGATTCACTGTCCCAGATATTTGAAAAACGCTTCAGATTAGTAACAGTTTAAAAAAGTAGTAAAGAACCTGTATGTCGTTTTTAAAAGAAGTTCAAATCAAAAGTTTCGTTTTTTAACGATTCGCTGATTCACTCCTATCCTCTCTAAAAACCAATAGAAGTTGGCCTAAAAAGCCAACTTCTATTTTTTATTTTATTCAGATAAATAGAATATCTCTAATGCTAAAGAACCGATATTCTTCATCGCTAATATTGTTTAGTTAAATGGAAATCGGTTGAGAAAGCATCTACAATTTTAAATTTATAACCGGGAAAAATAAAGATATCTGTCTATTTCTAAAAGAAGTGACCATACCCTTATTTACTTTTTAATAACAACAATTCAATATGTCTGCCCGACTAGTCTGTGTAATTAATAGGATAACCTAAGTGAGTATAGCCTAAATGTGTTACGATTCTTCCACGCGGTGTTCGTTGAAGGAAGCCCGCTTGTAGTAAGAACGGTTCAACCATATCTTCAATTGTTTCAATTTCTTCTCCAATGTTAGCTGCAATCGTAGATAGGCCAACCGGTCCACCGTTATAATTTTCGATCATCGTTTTCAATAGTTTTTGATCAACAAAATCAAGTCCTTCTTGATCGATCCGCAACATCGCTAATGCTTCATCTGCTATTTCTTTTTTTATCATTCCATTAGATCGTACTTGCGCGTAATCTCTTACACGTTTTAATAAACGATTGGCTACACGAGGCGTTCCTCTTGAACGTCTAGCAATTTCAATTGCACCTGATTCGATTATCTCAGTATTAAAGATATCAGCTGAACGCAAAACAATATCGCTCAACTCCTCTACTGTGTAGTATTCCATGTGCGATACAATACCAAACCGATCTCTTAAGGGTGCAGATAATAGTCCAGCTCTTGTAGTTGCGCCCACAAGAGTAAATGGAGGCAATGGAAAATGAACTGGATGTGCAGTTGGCCCTTGTCCCACAATGATATCTACAAAATAATCTTCCATGGCAGAGTACAACATCTCTTCAACAAGTCTTGGCATTCGATGGATTTCATCAATAAAAAGAACATCTCCAGCTTCTAACTCACTCAATAAAGCAACTAAATCTCCAGCTTTCTCGATTGCAGGACCACTAGTCGTTCGTATAGCCACCTCCATTTCATTTGAAATAACCATTGCCATAGTTGTTTTTCCTAATCCAGGAGGACCGTAAAGCAAGACATGATCTAATGCTTCTTCGCGATTTTTCGCTGCTTCTATATAGATAGATAATTCTTTTTTTACTTTTTCTTGACCAATATATTCTTTTAAATAATGCGGACGCAAAGATTTTTCTAATGAAATTTCTTCTGTTGTACTGCTATCACCAGAAATAATACGTTCATCTAAATCCATTATTTTTCACCACTTTTCTTATTTGCTTGATTGCTTATTTTTTCATCAATAATCGCAAGGCTTCTCTTAAATAAGCATCTGTCGATTCTTTATTCAATTTACGGATTTGAGGTTCAATTTTTTTGATTTCTTTTGCACTGTACCCTAGAGCTTCTAAGGCTTCAATTGCTTCAGTGACATGACTATAATTAGTTGGCAAAACTAACTCTTGTTGATAGTCAGCCGTATTTTCAACATGAGTATGCGTTAAATCGGCTAATTTCCCTTTTAAATCTAATACAATTTGTGCGGCGGTCTTTTTACCCACTCCTGGAAATTTAGTTAAGTAAGCTGCATCTTCATTTTCAATTGCTTGTACTAAACCTTGATGATTATCATTTGCTAAAATAGCCAAACCACTTTTTGGACCTATTCCTGAAACACTAAGCAATTTTAAATACAATTGTTTTTCATCGTAATCTTTGAAACCGTATAGCGTAATGGCGTCTTCTCGAACTGCTTGATGAATATAAATGGTTACTTCCTCATTTAATTTATTTGAAAAACGGAAAGGATTAGCAATAAATAATTGATACCCTATTCCATTTGTTTCAAGGACAATGTAAGCAGGATTAATAAATACCACTATTCCTTTAATGTATTCATACATATTATTTTCTCCATTCACTCATTCTATCATTTTACTAGGCGGAAAAAGGCACACCTGTTCGCTTTTCATTTTACCACATTTGCCTAATAAAAAGGAGTTGCTTCCAAAAAAAAGACTATGTAAAAAAACAATAAGCACTCTTTAGCTAGTCAAACAGCTAAAGAGTGCTTATCAAATTTCACAAAAATAAATCATGCAAATAATTTATGGTAACTGCTATAACCTTCTTCGTCTAACTTATCAACCGGCACAAATCTTAATGCTGCTGAATTGATACAGTAACGTAGACCACCTTTAGCTTGAGGACCATCTGTAAAAATATGTCCTAGATGAGAGTCTGATTCTGAGCTTCTTACCTCAGTACGGCGCATGCCAAATTTGGTATCCATTTTTTCGATAACTTCTTTTTCTTCTATCGGTTTTGTAAAAGACGGCCAACCGCACCCTGCATCATACTTATCGTTTGAAGAAAATAGTGGTTTTCCACTTACAACATCTACAAAAATACCATCCTCATAAAAATCATCATATTCTCCTGTAAATGGACGTTCAGTAGCTGCATTTTGAGTTACTTCAAATTGAATATCTGTAAGTTTATTTTTCAATTCTTTTTTATCATAGCTAGTCATGAAAATCCTCCTTTTTGTATCTATCATATATTTTACACTTTTTGTTATGTTGCTTCAATTTATTGAATCTCATTTAAGAAATTCAATGCGGATCTTGTATCCGTTTGAACATTTTCTCCATATCTTTATTGGTGAAATTGATTACTACAGGTCTCCCATGTGGACAATTATAAGGATTTTCCGTCATTTTCAAATCTTTTAGCAATGCTCTAGCTTCTGCATCATTAAGATAATGATTTGCTTTGATTGAGCCTTTGCAACTCATCATTATGGCTGCTGCTTCTCTAAATTTAGCAACGCTCACACTTCCATGATCCAATAGCATATCAATCATCTCGCTTACAATCATTTCTTCTTCACCTTGATTGAACCATACCGGATGACTTCTCAACAAGAAACTGTTTTGGCCAAACGGTTCTAAAAAGATACCAACCATTTCTAATGCATCATTATTCTCTTTAATTTTGATGGCATCGCTATTTGGATAATCCAACATAATAGGCACCAATAGATCTTGCAAGTCAGTGCTGACTTCACCAATCTTTTTTCGGAAATACTCATATTTTATCCGTTCTTGAGCAGCATGCTGATCCAAAATATACAATCCCTTTTCATTTTGAGCGAATAAATAAGTACCATGCATTTGACCAACATATTCCAAAGTGGGAAATTGATCAATCGATTCCTTAGTAGAAGCTTGTTTCTTCATTAATTTATCTGCTGTTTTTAAAGGAGACTCTTGATGCTGATCGTACAGTTCACTAACCCTCTTGTCATAACTATCACTGGTCTTATTTTCTTCTAGTACATCTATATCGATACTTTCTTGCTCTTTTTCAATTTCATGACCCGTTTCACTTCCAAAGGAAGTCGGCTGGTAATGTGGCAAATCGGATTTGGGTGATATATAAAATTTTTCAGATTCCTTTATTTCGTTGTTTTCATTTTCAAAAATTCTTTCTTGTTGAAGTTCAAATGTTGTTTGCTCATTTTCTTCCATAGGTAAATCTATTTTCTTTTTAAATGACAAATTTTCTAGCCCATCTGGAATCAATTGTTCTTTACTTAAACAATCCTGAATGGCTGATTCTACCAATTGCATCAATTCTTTTTCTTTGCTGATTCGGACTTCTTGCTTTGTCGGATGAACATTTACATCCAATAGCAATGGATCCATATCAATTTCAATTGCAACAACTGGGTAACGTCCAACCATTAATTTAGAACGATAACCTGCGATAATAGCTTTATTTATCAAATAATTTTTGATGTAGCGTCCATTGATAATAATTGAAATATAGTTTCGGCTGGCTCTTGTAAGTTCTGGCAAAGATATGAATCCAGATACTTTAAAATCTAAATCTTCTTTTTTTATTTCTCTCATTTTTTTGGCCGTAGCTACCCCATAAATGCCAGCAAGCGTCTGTTTCAAATCACCATTGCCAGCTGTTCTTAAAAGCTGATTGCCATCATTAATTAAACGAAAAGCAATTTTCGGGTGACTAATAGCCAGTCGATTTACAATGTCTGTTACATTCGATAGTTCTGCTTGTAAACTTTTTACGTATTTCAAACGTGCGGGTGTGTTAAAAAAAAGATTCTCAACCGTAATCTTACTGCCTTTTCGTGCTTCATTCGATCTTTCCTCAACAATTTTACCGCCTTTCAAAGAAAGGTACGTTCCGCGTTCGCCACCGGTTGACGTTTCCAAAGCAACTTCTGAAACAGAGGCGATACTGGGCAGAGCCTCGCCACGAAACCCAAGTGTTCGGATTCGGAAGAGATCATCTCGCGAATAAATTTTACTAGTTGCATGCCGCTTAAAGGCATTTTGAACTTCTTCTGGTTCGATGCCTATTCCGTTATCAATGACCTGTACTTTTTTTAATCCAGCTTCTTCGATAAGAATGTCAATCTGGCTGCTTTCTGCATCAATTGCATTTTCAATCAATTCTTTTACAACTGAAGCTGGGCGTTCGATTACCTCTCCAGCGGCAATTTGATTAGCTAATACATCTGAAAGTTCTTGAATTTTTGCCATCTATTCCATTCCTTTCCACTAACTAAGATTAATTCAATTTTTGCTGCCACTCATTAATACAATTCAATGCATCTAAAGGTGTCATGGTTGATAAGTTCATTTTCCGAACAGCTTGAACAACTTCAGTTTCAGAATTTTCCAGAAGCCCAAATAAAGAAAGTTGATTATCATCCATCACCTTAGTTTCTTTCTTTTCAGAAGTCTTGTTTGGAATTTGAGCCTCTTGAACCGAATCAATTTGAGTGGACTGATTTAAGACAATTTCCTCTTTTTGTTCCAACTGCTCTAAAATCACTGTTGCACGTGACAGCAATTCGTCTGGGAGACCTGCCAGTTTGGCAACTTGTATCCCATAGCTTTTATCTGCAGGACCTGGGAGCATTTTGTGTAAAAAAACTAACTCTCCTTCTTCTTCTACCGCACCAACATGAACATTTTTTAAGCGAGGCAATCGTTCATCTAGAACCGTTAGTTCATGGTAATGGGTTGAGAACAACGTTTTTGCATGAACTTTTTCATGAATGTATTCAATAATGGCTTCTGCTAATGCCATACCATCATAGGTTGCTGTACCGCGACCGATTTCGTCAAATAGAATCAGACTATTTTTTGATGCATACCGCAAAGCCTCATTCGCTTCCATCATTTCCACCATAAAAGTACTTTGTCCGGCAATCAAATCATCTGCTGCACCAATACGTGTGAAAATTTGATCGAATATCGGCATATTTGCCTTATCAGCAGGGACAAAACAACCCATCTGAGCCATTATGACCGTCAAGGCTAGTTGCCTCATATACGTACTTTTACCAGACATGTTAGGTCCTGTAATAAGTAAAATCTCTTTTTCTTGATCCATTTCAACACTGTTTGGTACATACGTTTGTTGACCTAGTACTTTTTCAACAACCGGATGCCGTCCTTCTAGTAAGCTAATTTCCTGGCTATCAGCTGCCATGATAGGACGAGTATAGTGGTATTTTTCACTTATGGTTGCAAAACTTTGTAATACATCAATAGCCGCGACTGTTTTGGCTAATTTTTGCAATCGTTCAATATACTGTTTAATCGTTTCTCTAACTTCCGTAAATAAAGTGTACTCTAAAAGCATCGACTTTTCTTCGGCTTCCAATATTAAAATTTCCTTTTCTTTTAAAGCTGGCGTAATAAATCGTTCAGCATTAGCTAGCGTTTGTTTTCGCTCATAACGCCCTTCAGGTAAATGAATAAGATTTGATTTAGTGATTTCAATATAATAGCCAAAAATACGGTTGTATCCGATTTTTAGGTTTTTAATTCCGGTTGCTGCTTTTTCTTCTGCTTCTAACTGAGCGATCCACTTTTTCCCATTCCGCATAGCATCACGATAAGTATCCAGCGTTTCATTGAAACCATCTTTAATGATCCCGCCATCTTTTATAGAAAGAGGCGCTTCTTCTGCTATTGCTTGATCAATTAAATCAACGACTTCAGGAACTTGATCTAATTCGGTGATAAATTGATCCCACTCGCCTTTGTTC
Proteins encoded:
- the msrB gene encoding peptide-methionine (R)-S-oxide reductase MsrB; the protein is MTSYDKKELKNKLTDIQFEVTQNAATERPFTGEYDDFYEDGIFVDVVSGKPLFSSNDKYDAGCGWPSFTKPIEEKEVIEKMDTKFGMRRTEVRSSESDSHLGHIFTDGPQAKGGLRYCINSAALRFVPVDKLDEEGYSSYHKLFA
- a CDS encoding TetR/AcrR family transcriptional regulator, with product MENVNEEAVTNTQQRIIDAALDLVSHVGYKSTTTKMIAQKAEVNETTIFKNFQSKQVLMDTAFKQHTKQITKEVDEFFSQSFNNTTDLMKQSGQFIAKIFDKHRQIVIGTIKEVGNEQTKTIFTYRQEYIQQKLCNKLKDCSNDRSLTDQQYETIVFIFNSAIMSLLVDKARKEYSDDEQSMTIQLDDVIELILKTVN
- the mutL gene encoding DNA mismatch repair endonuclease MutL — encoded protein: MAKIQELSDVLANQIAAGEVIERPASVVKELIENAIDAESSQIDILIEEAGLKKVQVIDNGIGIEPEEVQNAFKRHATSKIYSRDDLFRIRTLGFRGEALPSIASVSEVALETSTGGERGTYLSLKGGKIVEERSNEARKGSKITVENLFFNTPARLKYVKSLQAELSNVTDIVNRLAISHPKIAFRLINDGNQLLRTAGNGDLKQTLAGIYGVATAKKMREIKKEDLDFKVSGFISLPELTRASRNYISIIINGRYIKNYLINKAIIAGYRSKLMVGRYPVVAIEIDMDPLLLDVNVHPTKQEVRISKEKELMQLVESAIQDCLSKEQLIPDGLENLSFKKKIDLPMEENEQTTFELQQERIFENENNEIKESEKFYISPKSDLPHYQPTSFGSETGHEIEKEQESIDIDVLEENKTSDSYDKRVSELYDQHQESPLKTADKLMKKQASTKESIDQFPTLEYVGQMHGTYLFAQNEKGLYILDQHAAQERIKYEYFRKKIGEVSTDLQDLLVPIMLDYPNSDAIKIKENNDALEMVGIFLEPFGQNSFLLRSHPVWFNQGEEEMIVSEMIDMLLDHGSVSVAKFREAAAIMMSCKGSIKANHYLNDAEARALLKDLKMTENPYNCPHGRPVVINFTNKDMEKMFKRIQDPH
- the mutS gene encoding DNA mismatch repair protein MutS produces the protein MPQKTKQTPMMEQYLGIKANYPDAFLFYRLGDFYELFNEDAIKASQLLEVTLTSRNRNADEPIPMCGVPYHAAKGYIDNLIEKGYKVAICEQVEDPKTAKGMVKREVVQLITPGTAMDIKSMDAKTNNYLAALMSTETGGYYLAYADLSTGELKTTKLNSLESVMSELMSLKTKEVVFKEAREVEVQAKLKTTLGIMVSTQKEIIESAEFSYLTNEIENSELINVVKLLLSYLFVTQKRNLGHLQKVEVYSPANYLKMDHYSKHNLELVSSIRTGQKKGTLLWLLDETKTAMGGRLLKQWIDRPLIQEQQISMRQNIVESLINHFFERTDLNEALTRVYDLERLAGRVAFGNVNGRDLIQLQTSLRQIPQLVEIIQLMNKGEWDQFITELDQVPEVVDLIDQAIAEEAPLSIKDGGIIKDGFNETLDTYRDAMRNGKKWIAQLEAEEKAATGIKNLKIGYNRIFGYYIEITKSNLIHLPEGRYERKQTLANAERFITPALKEKEILILEAEEKSMLLEYTLFTEVRETIKQYIERLQKLAKTVAAIDVLQSFATISEKYHYTRPIMAADSQEISLLEGRHPVVEKVLGQQTYVPNSVEMDQEKEILLITGPNMSGKSTYMRQLALTVIMAQMGCFVPADKANMPIFDQIFTRIGAADDLIAGQSTFMVEMMEANEALRYASKNSLILFDEIGRGTATYDGMALAEAIIEYIHEKVHAKTLFSTHYHELTVLDERLPRLKNVHVGAVEEEGELVFLHKMLPGPADKSYGIQVAKLAGLPDELLSRATVILEQLEQKEEIVLNQSTQIDSVQEAQIPNKTSEKKETKVMDDNQLSLFGLLENSETEVVQAVRKMNLSTMTPLDALNCINEWQQKLN
- the ruvA gene encoding Holliday junction branch migration protein RuvA, which produces MYEYIKGIVVFINPAYIVLETNGIGYQLFIANPFRFSNKLNEEVTIYIHQAVREDAITLYGFKDYDEKQLYLKLLSVSGIGPKSGLAILANDNHQGLVQAIENEDAAYLTKFPGVGKKTAAQIVLDLKGKLADLTHTHVENTADYQQELVLPTNYSHVTEAIEALEALGYSAKEIKKIEPQIRKLNKESTDAYLREALRLLMKK
- the ruvB gene encoding Holliday junction branch migration DNA helicase RuvB, whose product is MDLDERIISGDSSTTEEISLEKSLRPHYLKEYIGQEKVKKELSIYIEAAKNREEALDHVLLYGPPGLGKTTMAMVISNEMEVAIRTTSGPAIEKAGDLVALLSELEAGDVLFIDEIHRMPRLVEEMLYSAMEDYFVDIIVGQGPTAHPVHFPLPPFTLVGATTRAGLLSAPLRDRFGIVSHMEYYTVEELSDIVLRSADIFNTEIIESGAIEIARRSRGTPRVANRLLKRVRDYAQVRSNGMIKKEIADEALAMLRIDQEGLDFVDQKLLKTMIENYNGGPVGLSTIAANIGEEIETIEDMVEPFLLQAGFLQRTPRGRIVTHLGYTHLGYPINYTD